The following are from one region of the Nicotiana tomentosiformis chromosome 7, ASM39032v3, whole genome shotgun sequence genome:
- the LOC104088421 gene encoding phosphatidate cytidylyltransferase 1-like isoform X1, with protein MQEHLIPSSPSTPTRIRRRRTQEVIFPELSKVDEQNKYRSMWIRTYSSLWMVISIIIILYLGHLYICAMVVVIQIIMTFELFNLLRRPDEDRCLPGFRLLNWYFFFTGMLFVYGRILSQQLVNTATSDEFSYKLVGKVIKYQMVFCYFLYISGLVWFILTLKKKTYKYQFGQYAWTHMILFVVFTQSSFTVANIFEGIFWFLLPASLIAMNDVAAYFFGFFFGKTPLIKLSPKKTWEGFIGASIATVITAFLFANVLGRFQWLTCPRKDLSTGWLECDPGPLFKPEYYSIAGWPQWFPLKEISILPVQWHALCLGLFASIIAPFGGFFASGFKRAFKIKDFGYYIPGHGGFTDRMDCQMVMAIFVYIYYQSFVPQDYSVEMILDQIVRNLSFEDQKALYYRLGQIFRQRQLENY; from the exons ATGCAGGAGCATCTGATCCCTTCGTCACCATCAACACCTACCCGAATCCGGCGTAGACGGACGCAGGAGGTG ATATTTCCTGAGCTAAGCAAAGTAGATGAACAAAACAAATATAGATCAATGTGGATTCGAACGTATTCTTCTCTATGGATGGTTATAAGCATCATCATCATTCTATACTTGGGTCATCTGTATATTTGTGCGATGGTCGTTGTCATTCAAATAATCATGACCTTCGAGCTATTCAATCTACTTAGAAGACCTGATGAAGATAGATGCCTACCTGGATTTAGGCTACTAAATTG GTACTTTTTCTTCACAGGCATGTTGTTTGTGTATGGACGCATACTAAGCCAACAGCTTGTGAACACTGCAACTTCAGATGAATTCTCATATAAGCTAGTAGGCAAGGTCATAAAGTATCAGATGGTCTTTTGCTACTTTCTGTATATTTCAG GACTTGTGTGGTTCATACTAACACTAAAGAAGAAGACATACAAGTATCAATTTGGTCAGTATGCATGGACGCACATGATTCTATTTGTGGTCTTCACTCAATCCTCTTTTACTGTAGCCAACATATTTGAAGGCATTTTCTG GTTCCTTCTTCCAGCATCACTTATAGCTATGAATGATGTAGCAGCTTATTTCTTTGGTTTCTTCTTTGGGAAGACACCTTTGATCAAGCTTTCTCCAAAGAAGACATGGGAAGGCTTCATTGGAGCATCTATTGCCACCGTGATAACAGCTTTCTTG TTTGCAAATGTGCTTGGCCGTTTCCAATGGTTGACATGTCCAAGAAAG GATCTATCGACTGGTTGGCTTGAATGTGATCCTGGTCCTTTATTCAAGCCAGAATACTATTCTATAGCTGGATGGCCTCAATGG TTCCCTCTGAAGGAGATATCAATACTACCAGTGCAATGGCATGCTTTATGCCTGGGTTTATTTGCGTCAATAATAGCTCCGTTTGGAGGATTTTTCGCTAGCGGTTTCAAGAGAGCCTTTAAGATCAAG GACTTTGGCTATTATATTCCGGGACACGGCGGTTTCACTGATAGGATGGATTGCCAG ATGGTGATGGCAATTTTTGTCTACATCTACTACCAGTCATTTGTTCCTCAGGACTACTCCGTTGAGATGATTTTAGATCAG ATCGTAAGGAATCTCAGCTTTGAGGATCAGAAAGCACTTTACTATAGGCTGGGCCAGATATTTCGGCAGAGACAGCTAGAAAACTATTGA
- the LOC104088421 gene encoding phosphatidate cytidylyltransferase 1-like isoform X2 encodes MQEHLIPSSPSTPTRIRRRRTQEIFPELSKVDEQNKYRSMWIRTYSSLWMVISIIIILYLGHLYICAMVVVIQIIMTFELFNLLRRPDEDRCLPGFRLLNWYFFFTGMLFVYGRILSQQLVNTATSDEFSYKLVGKVIKYQMVFCYFLYISGLVWFILTLKKKTYKYQFGQYAWTHMILFVVFTQSSFTVANIFEGIFWFLLPASLIAMNDVAAYFFGFFFGKTPLIKLSPKKTWEGFIGASIATVITAFLFANVLGRFQWLTCPRKDLSTGWLECDPGPLFKPEYYSIAGWPQWFPLKEISILPVQWHALCLGLFASIIAPFGGFFASGFKRAFKIKDFGYYIPGHGGFTDRMDCQMVMAIFVYIYYQSFVPQDYSVEMILDQIVRNLSFEDQKALYYRLGQIFRQRQLENY; translated from the exons ATGCAGGAGCATCTGATCCCTTCGTCACCATCAACACCTACCCGAATCCGGCGTAGACGGACGCAGGAG ATATTTCCTGAGCTAAGCAAAGTAGATGAACAAAACAAATATAGATCAATGTGGATTCGAACGTATTCTTCTCTATGGATGGTTATAAGCATCATCATCATTCTATACTTGGGTCATCTGTATATTTGTGCGATGGTCGTTGTCATTCAAATAATCATGACCTTCGAGCTATTCAATCTACTTAGAAGACCTGATGAAGATAGATGCCTACCTGGATTTAGGCTACTAAATTG GTACTTTTTCTTCACAGGCATGTTGTTTGTGTATGGACGCATACTAAGCCAACAGCTTGTGAACACTGCAACTTCAGATGAATTCTCATATAAGCTAGTAGGCAAGGTCATAAAGTATCAGATGGTCTTTTGCTACTTTCTGTATATTTCAG GACTTGTGTGGTTCATACTAACACTAAAGAAGAAGACATACAAGTATCAATTTGGTCAGTATGCATGGACGCACATGATTCTATTTGTGGTCTTCACTCAATCCTCTTTTACTGTAGCCAACATATTTGAAGGCATTTTCTG GTTCCTTCTTCCAGCATCACTTATAGCTATGAATGATGTAGCAGCTTATTTCTTTGGTTTCTTCTTTGGGAAGACACCTTTGATCAAGCTTTCTCCAAAGAAGACATGGGAAGGCTTCATTGGAGCATCTATTGCCACCGTGATAACAGCTTTCTTG TTTGCAAATGTGCTTGGCCGTTTCCAATGGTTGACATGTCCAAGAAAG GATCTATCGACTGGTTGGCTTGAATGTGATCCTGGTCCTTTATTCAAGCCAGAATACTATTCTATAGCTGGATGGCCTCAATGG TTCCCTCTGAAGGAGATATCAATACTACCAGTGCAATGGCATGCTTTATGCCTGGGTTTATTTGCGTCAATAATAGCTCCGTTTGGAGGATTTTTCGCTAGCGGTTTCAAGAGAGCCTTTAAGATCAAG GACTTTGGCTATTATATTCCGGGACACGGCGGTTTCACTGATAGGATGGATTGCCAG ATGGTGATGGCAATTTTTGTCTACATCTACTACCAGTCATTTGTTCCTCAGGACTACTCCGTTGAGATGATTTTAGATCAG ATCGTAAGGAATCTCAGCTTTGAGGATCAGAAAGCACTTTACTATAGGCTGGGCCAGATATTTCGGCAGAGACAGCTAGAAAACTATTGA